The following coding sequences lie in one Polyangiaceae bacterium genomic window:
- a CDS encoding PPC domain-containing protein: MKWFNLSLCVAVGATWMMLPACSSDSGGGNTGGAAGNGAFGGFGAGGTGATGATGATGATGATGATGASGGTGGGAGDGNDTRETAEAITIGTDPATDSKQGTLDPVATDQDWYKFTGTAGQIISISTDAKPSADEFDKTYPDLVIELYDTNGTKIASQDDRSPRTSNDPFLLTVLPTAGDYYLRVLECNAWEQGGAANCADAAGVVNKGYAVYISEVKFDQGNLQETEPNDNATTATALSFEPNPGGGAGVYYSTLMYGTFGSATDVDVYKFTVPADLSVGADSRAIVRFNPQPSGADGNGSTTSPGDVTIATSAAPTALIAQVDVSKGGSFDVPITVGTEYVIFYKRAATGGAADFYFDFAGVGDGNPVEKQEAPNNAVGTAEALVEAATQPGSYFIEGDLVGSDVDHFSVGVPASNADKISVACGAQRSGSGLRSLKVELLDDTGAALPSATMTETADTDLLIQDIAVPAGKTKLLIKLTAGSQAPGVSSTFYRCGAHFSANTP, encoded by the coding sequence ATGAAGTGGTTCAACTTGTCGCTTTGTGTCGCGGTGGGCGCGACGTGGATGATGCTTCCGGCTTGTTCCAGTGACAGCGGTGGCGGAAACACCGGTGGCGCTGCGGGCAATGGCGCCTTCGGCGGCTTCGGTGCCGGCGGAACGGGCGCAACGGGCGCAACGGGCGCAACCGGTGCAACTGGTGCGACCGGCGCAACGGGAGCTTCCGGTGGGACCGGCGGCGGAGCAGGTGACGGCAACGACACGCGGGAAACGGCCGAGGCGATCACGATCGGTACCGACCCCGCCACCGACTCGAAGCAGGGCACCCTCGACCCCGTTGCCACCGATCAGGATTGGTACAAGTTCACTGGCACTGCGGGCCAAATCATCTCGATCAGCACGGACGCGAAGCCTTCGGCGGACGAGTTCGACAAGACATACCCCGACCTCGTGATCGAGCTCTACGACACCAACGGCACCAAGATCGCCAGCCAAGACGACCGCTCGCCGCGCACCAGCAACGACCCGTTCTTGCTGACGGTGCTGCCGACCGCGGGCGACTACTACCTGCGCGTTCTCGAGTGCAACGCTTGGGAGCAAGGTGGGGCAGCGAACTGCGCGGATGCCGCCGGCGTCGTGAACAAGGGCTACGCCGTCTACATCAGCGAAGTGAAGTTCGACCAGGGCAACCTGCAAGAAACCGAGCCCAACGACAACGCGACGACCGCGACGGCGCTGAGCTTCGAGCCAAATCCCGGTGGCGGCGCTGGCGTCTACTACTCGACCTTGATGTACGGCACCTTCGGCTCGGCCACGGACGTGGACGTTTACAAGTTCACCGTTCCGGCGGACTTGTCCGTCGGCGCCGACAGCCGCGCGATCGTGCGCTTCAACCCGCAGCCCTCGGGCGCGGACGGCAACGGCTCCACCACGAGCCCGGGTGACGTCACCATCGCCACCTCCGCGGCCCCGACTGCGCTCATTGCGCAGGTAGACGTGAGCAAGGGCGGCTCCTTCGACGTTCCAATCACCGTCGGCACCGAGTACGTGATCTTCTACAAGCGTGCCGCAACCGGTGGCGCGGCGGACTTCTACTTCGACTTCGCGGGTGTCGGCGACGGCAACCCCGTGGAGAAGCAGGAAGCCCCGAACAATGCGGTCGGGACGGCGGAGGCCTTGGTCGAAGCGGCCACTCAGCCCGGCAGCTACTTCATCGAGGGCGATCTCGTTGGCAGCGACGTCGACCACTTCTCGGTCGGTGTGCCGGCCAGCAACGCCGACAAGATCTCGGTCGCCTGCGGTGCGCAGCGCTCGGGCTCGGGTCTGCGCAGCCTGAAGGTGGAGCTGCTGGATGACACTGGCGCAGCACTGCCGAGTGCCACCATGACCGAGACCGCGGACACGGATCTGCTCATCCAGGACATTGCGGTCCCGGCGGGCAAGACCAAGCTCCTGATCAAGCTCACGGCAGGTAGCCAGGCGCCGGGCGTGTCCAGCACGTTCTACCGCTGTGGCGCGCACTTCAGCGCCAACACGCCCTGA
- the moaA gene encoding GTP 3',8-cyclase MoaA has translation MKRYMAGMPAEVEPLVDALQRPLRDLRLSVTDRCNFRCRYCMPREQFEKQFKFLPRSDLLTFEEIVRLVDLLVPLGLDKIRLTGGEPLLRESLPALVAMTRERFAGVMALTTNGTRLQQLAAPLKSAGLDRVTVSLDAMDEPTFAQLTDSDTSVQEVLRGIDAAAQAGLAPIKVNCVVQRGVNEHAILQLARHFRSSGHTLRFIEYMDVGMTNGWSMQHVVSAAEILERLQAEFPLEPVSPGYRGEVASRYRYTDGTGEVGIIASVTQPFCRDCTRLRISADGRAFTCLYAGTGIDLRDALRSQDSVEVLAARVRALWAARRDRYSEERNERRYLPRVEMSYIGG, from the coding sequence ATGAAGCGCTATATGGCCGGCATGCCCGCAGAGGTCGAACCGCTGGTCGACGCGCTACAGCGCCCGCTGCGTGACCTCCGCCTGAGCGTGACGGATCGCTGCAACTTTCGCTGTCGCTACTGCATGCCACGGGAACAGTTCGAGAAGCAGTTCAAGTTCCTGCCCCGCTCGGATCTCCTGACCTTCGAGGAGATCGTACGTTTGGTGGATCTGCTGGTGCCCCTGGGTTTGGACAAGATTCGCCTGACGGGAGGTGAACCGCTGTTGCGCGAATCGCTGCCGGCACTGGTCGCCATGACGCGAGAGCGGTTCGCCGGGGTGATGGCACTGACTACGAACGGAACGCGGCTTCAGCAGCTCGCGGCGCCCCTGAAGAGCGCAGGACTCGATCGAGTGACCGTCAGCCTCGACGCGATGGATGAGCCCACCTTCGCCCAGTTGACGGATTCGGACACCTCGGTTCAGGAGGTGTTGCGCGGGATCGACGCGGCGGCGCAGGCTGGCCTTGCCCCCATCAAGGTCAACTGCGTCGTCCAGCGAGGCGTGAACGAGCACGCCATCCTGCAGTTGGCGAGGCATTTCAGGTCGTCCGGCCACACGCTGCGCTTCATCGAGTACATGGACGTGGGCATGACCAACGGCTGGAGCATGCAACACGTGGTGTCCGCGGCTGAAATCCTGGAGCGGCTGCAAGCGGAGTTTCCGCTGGAGCCCGTGTCCCCGGGCTATCGCGGTGAAGTGGCTTCGCGCTACCGCTACACGGACGGCACGGGCGAGGTTGGCATCATCGCCAGCGTGACCCAGCCGTTCTGCCGGGACTGCACACGTCTTCGCATTTCCGCCGACGGGCGCGCATTCACGTGTCTCTACGCTGGCACTGGGATCGACCTGCGCGATGCGCTGCGAAGCCAAGACAGCGTCGAGGTGCTGGCCGCACGAGTTCGTGCGTTGTGGGCCGCTCGTCGTGACCGCTACTCGGAAGAGCGAAACGAGCGCCGTTATCTACCCCGCGTGGAAATGAGCTACATCGGCGGCTGA
- a CDS encoding DUF4403 family protein, producing MLNRAMFGRHRHTLIPWVAALACTPRGTEPGAGTTGRCAERVVAAAPGQPAAEAATPSSRLVVELRARASALSREIAKQVPRTLGSARQQPSGVVGNVSYVVTRGNIGVSLEGERLVATVPVAAEVEVCKPLGPICIRYGACSPRLSARAAIPLVLGEDYSLRPARASVALTKTCVIAGFDAAPEIRKMARQQIGAIEARINSSVPPLRGYVQGAWQLLQVPVALSRDTCLKAEPESLSQSLPRMTDGVLSMRLGATAKATFEDPCAERDAKEAASPLPPRRLDESLPAESELRVVLRSGWREVSASLSRSARQTRGDVQILRVVASSQQTTAGPRVRLDVTVDGSVCGEASYLAEPAFDEKARRIHMRKLTPLGEHPAALDAVRQALEGSGEVPIAVDTADASKGLAAAVDSAVADLPKDVKVELSLQPAKVVQVVADPRGILAVLAVRGEAVLRLD from the coding sequence ATGCTGAATCGCGCCATGTTCGGCCGCCATCGACACACCCTGATCCCGTGGGTGGCGGCCCTTGCGTGCACGCCTCGAGGGACGGAACCCGGCGCGGGCACGACCGGTCGCTGCGCGGAACGTGTAGTCGCCGCGGCCCCGGGGCAGCCGGCCGCCGAAGCGGCGACACCCTCTTCGCGATTGGTCGTCGAGCTGCGGGCTCGCGCGTCGGCCTTGTCACGAGAGATCGCGAAGCAGGTACCGCGCACCTTGGGGAGTGCTCGCCAACAGCCTTCGGGCGTGGTGGGCAACGTCAGCTACGTCGTGACTCGCGGGAATATCGGCGTGAGCCTCGAAGGCGAACGCTTGGTGGCCACGGTTCCCGTCGCGGCGGAAGTCGAAGTGTGCAAACCCCTGGGACCCATCTGCATCCGCTACGGCGCGTGCAGCCCACGGTTGAGCGCACGGGCCGCAATTCCGCTGGTGCTCGGCGAAGACTATTCCCTGCGGCCGGCTCGGGCGTCCGTGGCGTTGACGAAGACGTGTGTGATTGCGGGATTCGACGCGGCGCCGGAGATCCGCAAGATGGCCCGGCAACAGATCGGCGCCATCGAGGCGCGCATCAACTCCAGCGTGCCGCCCCTGCGCGGCTACGTCCAGGGCGCTTGGCAGCTGCTGCAAGTGCCCGTCGCGCTCAGTCGCGACACGTGCTTGAAGGCGGAGCCCGAGTCCTTGTCGCAGTCCCTGCCGCGCATGACCGACGGCGTGCTCAGCATGCGCTTGGGCGCGACGGCCAAGGCAACCTTCGAGGACCCCTGCGCCGAGCGCGATGCGAAAGAAGCGGCTTCACCCCTTCCCCCACGTCGCTTGGACGAGTCGCTGCCTGCAGAGAGCGAGCTTCGTGTGGTGCTACGATCGGGATGGAGGGAAGTGTCCGCGAGTCTCAGTCGCAGCGCGCGTCAAACGCGGGGCGATGTTCAGATCCTTCGCGTGGTCGCGTCCAGTCAGCAAACGACCGCCGGGCCGCGCGTGCGCTTGGACGTCACGGTGGACGGCAGCGTGTGCGGTGAAGCGAGCTACTTGGCAGAGCCGGCCTTCGACGAGAAGGCTCGACGGATTCACATGCGAAAGTTGACGCCCCTGGGCGAACATCCCGCCGCCCTCGACGCCGTGCGCCAAGCCCTGGAAGGAAGCGGCGAAGTCCCCATCGCCGTGGACACCGCAGACGCGTCCAAGGGGCTGGCGGCCGCCGTGGACTCCGCCGTGGCCGACCTGCCCAAGGACGTCAAGGTCGAGCTGTCGCTGCAACCCGCCAAGGTGGTCCAGGTCGTTGCCGATCCCCGCGGGATCCTCGCGGTGCTGGCGGTGCGGGGCGAAGCCGTGCTGCGGCTGGACTGA